From Alienimonas californiensis, a single genomic window includes:
- a CDS encoding sugar phosphate isomerase/epimerase family protein: MPSAPKLHNAAWPGLVGKEPGTDNPPIDLETMLDHTAKAEVNGQKFDGIDLFLFDPHVSIDADRGELEKLAEQVGYRNLVVGSVVAPVWEPTGGGSAMDPGEGRKKFLTQIRKACHIAKELREIGIRRYGVVRIDSATPPADWVEHPEIGTKAIAETFREAAKIAEDHGERLAAEGEICWAGMHSWREMINLLEAVDRPKVVGFQADMAHTLLYLMGYNAPDDALLPRDFDWSDTATLDAAYAEMTEALRPWTIDFHVAQNDATVHGTGSHDKTGRHCLPNDPNGKLEIAKRAGAWLDGAQDRGIKHICWDGCMFPNDVMAKEETWNSILEAMIAVRDAHGWD; the protein is encoded by the coding sequence ATGCCCTCCGCCCCCAAGCTCCACAACGCCGCCTGGCCGGGTCTCGTCGGGAAAGAACCCGGGACCGACAACCCGCCGATCGACCTGGAAACGATGCTCGATCACACGGCGAAGGCCGAGGTGAACGGGCAGAAGTTCGACGGGATCGATCTGTTCCTGTTCGATCCGCACGTCTCCATCGACGCCGACCGCGGCGAGTTGGAAAAGTTGGCCGAGCAGGTCGGCTATCGGAACCTCGTCGTCGGCAGCGTGGTCGCTCCGGTGTGGGAGCCGACCGGCGGCGGCAGCGCCATGGACCCCGGCGAGGGTCGCAAGAAGTTCCTCACGCAGATCCGGAAGGCCTGCCACATTGCCAAGGAGCTGCGGGAGATCGGCATCCGGCGCTACGGCGTGGTGCGGATCGACTCCGCCACCCCGCCCGCCGACTGGGTCGAGCACCCGGAGATCGGCACCAAGGCGATCGCGGAGACCTTCCGCGAAGCCGCCAAGATCGCTGAGGACCACGGCGAACGCCTCGCCGCCGAGGGCGAAATCTGCTGGGCCGGCATGCACAGCTGGCGCGAGATGATCAACCTCCTCGAGGCGGTCGACCGGCCGAAGGTCGTCGGTTTCCAAGCCGATATGGCCCACACGCTGCTCTATCTGATGGGCTATAACGCCCCGGACGACGCCCTGCTGCCGCGGGACTTCGATTGGTCGGACACGGCCACTCTCGACGCCGCCTACGCCGAGATGACCGAGGCCCTGCGGCCCTGGACCATCGACTTCCACGTCGCCCAGAACGACGCCACCGTCCACGGCACCGGCTCGCACGACAAAACCGGCCGCCACTGCCTGCCGAACGATCCCAACGGCAAGCTGGAGATCGCCAAGCGGGCCGGCGCCTGGCTGGACGGCGCCCAGGACCGCGGCATCAAGCACATCTGCTGGGACGGCTGCATGTTCCCCAACGACGTGATGGCCAAGGAGGAGACCTGGAACTCCATCCTCGAAGCCATGATCGCCGTCCGTGACGCCCACGGCTGGGACTGA
- a CDS encoding Gfo/Idh/MocA family protein, whose product MSASKPPLNIGLIGYGFMGRAHSNAYVQAGNFFDLPRKPVLKAICARNKDRAQAFADQWGYESVETDWRELLKRDDIDAVDIAVPNNLHHEIAIAAAEAGKAILCEKPLALDAAQGQEMVAAVEKAGVPNTVWYNYRRIPAVSLAKQLIDAGKLGRIFHYRANFLQDWTINEELPQGGEALWRLDAAAAGSGVTGDLLAHCIDTAIWLNGGVSDVSAMTETFIKERTHQETGAKQKVTIDDACAFMCHFENGSLGLFESTRYARGHKALYTLEINGENMSLRWDLHDQHRLEVFDYRDEGVTRGWKSVHVTDNGGEHPYMDHWWVPGLAVGYETSFVHQFADFARSLDGGDFTGPTFADALDTQKVCDAVLKSAAGRSWETV is encoded by the coding sequence ATGTCCGCTTCGAAACCGCCCCTCAACATCGGCCTGATCGGCTACGGCTTTATGGGCCGGGCCCACTCCAACGCCTACGTGCAGGCCGGAAACTTCTTCGACCTGCCCCGCAAGCCCGTGTTGAAGGCGATCTGCGCCCGCAACAAGGACCGGGCCCAGGCGTTCGCCGATCAGTGGGGCTATGAATCCGTCGAGACCGACTGGCGCGAACTGCTCAAGCGGGACGACATCGACGCGGTCGACATCGCGGTGCCCAACAACCTGCACCACGAGATCGCGATCGCCGCCGCGGAGGCCGGCAAGGCGATCCTCTGCGAGAAACCCCTCGCCCTGGACGCCGCTCAGGGTCAGGAGATGGTCGCCGCCGTCGAGAAGGCCGGGGTGCCGAACACCGTCTGGTACAACTACCGCCGGATCCCGGCGGTCTCGCTGGCCAAGCAGCTGATCGACGCGGGCAAGCTCGGGCGGATCTTCCACTACCGGGCGAACTTCCTGCAGGACTGGACGATCAACGAGGAGCTCCCGCAGGGCGGCGAGGCCCTCTGGCGCCTGGACGCCGCCGCGGCCGGCAGCGGCGTGACCGGCGACCTGCTGGCGCACTGCATCGACACCGCGATCTGGCTCAACGGCGGCGTCTCCGACGTCTCCGCGATGACGGAGACGTTCATCAAGGAACGCACCCACCAGGAGACCGGCGCGAAGCAGAAGGTCACCATCGACGACGCCTGCGCCTTCATGTGCCACTTCGAGAACGGCTCCCTCGGGCTGTTTGAGAGCACCCGCTACGCCCGCGGCCACAAGGCGCTGTACACGCTGGAGATCAACGGCGAGAACATGTCCCTCCGCTGGGACCTGCACGATCAGCACCGCCTGGAGGTGTTCGACTACCGCGACGAGGGCGTCACCCGCGGCTGGAAGAGCGTCCACGTGACCGACAACGGCGGCGAGCACCCCTATATGGATCACTGGTGGGTGCCGGGCCTGGCGGTCGGCTACGAAACGAGCTTCGTGCACCAGTTCGCCGACTTCGCCCGGAGCCTCGACGGCGGCGACTTCACCGGCCCGACCTTCGCCGACGCCCTCGACACGCAGAAGGTCTGCGACGCGGTGCTAAAGAGCGCCGCCGGTCGCAGTTGGGAGACCGTGTGA
- a CDS encoding GreA/GreB family elongation factor encodes MERQPITREGYDKLKAEVHEIETVLLPRCREAIKTAREEGDLSENAEYHGQRETQAMLNAKAAQLKTKLASCQIVEIGDLPEDKVAFGCVVTVKDGDGEVSRYELVGPGEDDYMAEPMKILTATPVGEALMGKKVGQKAKVEKPTGTVTLEVVKVEAPSS; translated from the coding sequence ATGGAACGCCAGCCGATCACCCGCGAGGGGTACGACAAGCTCAAGGCGGAGGTTCACGAGATCGAAACCGTCCTGCTGCCCCGCTGCCGCGAAGCCATCAAGACCGCCCGCGAAGAGGGCGACCTCTCCGAAAACGCGGAGTACCACGGCCAGCGCGAAACCCAGGCGATGCTGAACGCCAAGGCGGCCCAACTCAAAACGAAGCTGGCGAGCTGCCAGATCGTCGAGATCGGCGACCTGCCCGAGGACAAAGTCGCCTTCGGCTGCGTCGTCACCGTGAAAGACGGCGACGGTGAGGTCAGCCGCTACGAACTCGTCGGCCCCGGCGAGGACGATTACATGGCCGAACCGATGAAGATCCTCACCGCCACCCCGGTCGGCGAGGCCCTGATGGGCAAGAAAGTTGGCCAGAAGGCCAAGGTGGAGAAGCCCACCGGCACCGTCACGCTGGAAGTGGTGAAGGTCGAAGCCCCGTCCTCCTGA
- a CDS encoding outer membrane protein assembly factor BamB family protein produces MNRALPFLFALTAAATAPAGDWPEFRGPDAQGHAPADETGLPVEWTETKNVVWAVETPPGWSSPVVVGDRIYLTGASEPEDGQTTLSALCLSTEDGAIVWETPLFKKSTAESKHKKNSWASPTPIFARLADGSAEDGALFVHFGPNATARLKADDGTVVWKRTDIDYPPVHGGGPSPALVPNATGGPAGGPILFIPCDGGEDPFVIALDALSGETRWRKDRPDVGATKTFSFATPLVIDPDGDGPAEQQILSPATNQIVAYDPADGEELWAVPYEGFSVTPRPVTGHGKVFLSTSFMRPTVLAIDLAEAAAAGPPGADGPVDAAEDAVAWDVSRGGPNTPSPLLIGDLLYFVSDNGVASCVESETGAVVWTERLGGNFSASPIYADGRIYWLNEEGGCTVSAVGEEYRELAVNELPGRTLASPAVSGGAIYLRTDAKLYKLATR; encoded by the coding sequence ATGAACCGCGCCCTCCCGTTCCTGTTCGCCCTCACCGCCGCCGCGACGGCTCCCGCCGGCGACTGGCCCGAGTTCCGCGGGCCGGACGCCCAAGGCCACGCCCCTGCCGACGAGACCGGCCTACCGGTCGAGTGGACCGAAACGAAGAACGTCGTTTGGGCGGTTGAGACCCCGCCGGGGTGGTCTTCGCCGGTGGTGGTCGGCGACCGCATCTACCTCACCGGGGCGTCCGAACCGGAGGACGGCCAGACGACGCTGTCCGCGCTGTGCCTGTCGACCGAGGACGGCGCGATCGTCTGGGAGACGCCGCTGTTCAAAAAATCGACCGCCGAGAGCAAGCACAAGAAAAACAGCTGGGCCAGTCCCACGCCGATCTTCGCCCGGCTCGCCGACGGCTCCGCGGAGGACGGCGCCCTGTTCGTGCACTTCGGCCCGAACGCCACCGCCCGACTCAAAGCGGACGACGGCACGGTCGTCTGGAAACGGACTGACATCGACTACCCGCCCGTCCACGGCGGCGGTCCCTCCCCGGCACTGGTGCCCAACGCGACCGGCGGACCGGCCGGCGGGCCAATTCTGTTCATTCCCTGCGACGGCGGCGAGGACCCGTTCGTCATCGCCCTCGACGCCCTCTCCGGCGAGACCCGCTGGCGCAAGGATCGCCCGGACGTGGGCGCAACGAAGACGTTCTCCTTCGCGACCCCGCTGGTGATCGACCCGGACGGCGACGGCCCGGCGGAGCAGCAGATCCTCAGCCCGGCGACGAACCAGATCGTCGCCTACGACCCCGCCGACGGTGAGGAACTGTGGGCCGTCCCCTACGAGGGCTTCAGCGTCACGCCCCGCCCGGTGACGGGTCACGGGAAGGTGTTCCTCTCCACCAGTTTCATGCGGCCGACCGTGCTGGCGATCGACCTCGCCGAAGCCGCCGCCGCCGGTCCGCCGGGGGCCGACGGCCCCGTCGACGCCGCCGAGGACGCCGTCGCCTGGGACGTCTCCCGCGGCGGGCCGAATACCCCCAGCCCGCTGCTGATCGGCGACCTGCTGTACTTCGTCAGCGACAACGGCGTGGCCTCCTGCGTGGAGTCGGAGACCGGTGCGGTCGTCTGGACGGAGCGGCTGGGCGGGAACTTCTCCGCCTCGCCGATCTACGCCGACGGCCGCATCTACTGGCTGAACGAGGAGGGCGGCTGCACCGTCTCCGCCGTCGGTGAGGAGTACCGCGAGCTCGCCGTGAACGAACTCCCCGGCCGCACCCTCGCCTCCCCGGCCGTCAGCGGCGGGGCGATCTACCTGCGGACGGACGCCAAGCTGTACAAGCTGGCGACGCGGTGA
- a CDS encoding sigma 54-interacting transcriptional regulator — protein sequence MSAAPSRPPTAYLATRGGAGWRDLYRLDPATSTTVGRATDCRVTLADERASRRHAEVFVPTSGEGAGRWHVRDLDSRNGTAVNGEAVPPNAPRPLAEGDELTVGESCLVFTHDPAAPLPEEEEDGLEGETRGGALPAAARGAGEEPKILARRRDTRLSGRSPDGPAAGDRRAATLYRLALALGSAPDAAAAGAAALDVLLDHTPADIAAVLLLVGEESDAAAESEDPDAQRRAARTARRLSLVAHRARTDGPYRLVSESLSRAVLAGGEAVLAEDVDDDDRLAGRDSLGRLRAESLICAPLRPAAEVTHGAAPEEGASSRIAGLVHLYSSDPGNPLDSGDLDFTLAVADQLALALANLRDRDDLAHDREELAKRTESLAAGLSKAERINATLRRSLLDSDGPGGGEMIGESGPTRSLREDVRRIAPTDATVLIRGESGVGKELVARALHRHSRRASGPLVTMNCAALSESLLESELFGHEKGAFTGATARTVGKFEAADGGTLFLDEVGEMSPAIQAKFLRALEGHAFERVGGREPIRCDVRVVAATNRDLEAAVEKGAFRQDLYFRLHVVVLTVEPLRNRLEDVPLLAERFLKVSAARAGRAIAGFSEDAAELLTEYRWPGNVRELKNAVERAVALCRGDLVEPEDLRLTAYAPPAAPGGGDAAADGGPTGRRGYRSVSLEVLEREHVLATLTHTGWNKSRAASILGIERSTLDRKLKKYGVDRPGSDA from the coding sequence ATGAGCGCCGCCCCGTCTCGACCGCCGACCGCCTACCTCGCGACCCGCGGCGGGGCCGGCTGGCGGGACCTGTACCGGCTGGATCCGGCGACGTCCACGACCGTCGGGCGGGCCACGGATTGCCGCGTCACCCTCGCCGACGAACGGGCCAGCCGGCGGCACGCCGAAGTGTTCGTGCCGACCTCCGGCGAGGGGGCGGGGCGTTGGCACGTCCGCGACCTCGACAGCCGCAACGGCACCGCGGTGAACGGCGAGGCCGTCCCCCCGAACGCCCCCCGGCCGTTGGCGGAGGGGGACGAACTGACCGTCGGCGAAAGCTGCCTGGTCTTCACCCACGACCCCGCCGCCCCCCTGCCGGAAGAGGAGGAGGACGGTCTGGAGGGCGAAACCCGCGGCGGAGCCCTGCCCGCGGCGGCCCGCGGGGCGGGGGAGGAGCCGAAGATTCTCGCCCGCCGGCGGGACACCCGGCTGTCGGGTCGGTCGCCGGACGGGCCGGCTGCCGGCGATCGGCGGGCGGCGACGTTGTACCGCCTGGCGCTGGCCCTCGGCTCCGCCCCGGACGCCGCCGCGGCCGGCGCGGCGGCGCTCGACGTGCTGCTGGATCACACCCCCGCGGACATTGCCGCGGTCCTGCTGCTCGTCGGGGAGGAGTCCGACGCCGCCGCGGAGTCCGAGGACCCGGACGCCCAGCGCCGGGCCGCCCGCACGGCCCGCCGGCTGAGCCTCGTCGCCCACCGGGCCCGCACCGACGGGCCGTACCGGTTGGTCAGCGAAAGCCTCTCCCGGGCGGTGCTGGCCGGCGGGGAGGCGGTGCTGGCGGAGGACGTGGACGACGACGACCGCCTCGCCGGCCGCGACAGCCTCGGCCGGCTGCGGGCCGAGAGCCTGATCTGCGCCCCGCTCCGTCCGGCCGCCGAAGTCACCCACGGCGCCGCTCCCGAGGAGGGGGCGTCGAGCCGCATCGCCGGCCTGGTGCACCTGTATTCGTCGGACCCGGGGAACCCGCTGGACTCCGGCGATCTGGATTTCACCCTCGCCGTGGCGGATCAGCTCGCCCTGGCGTTGGCGAACCTGCGGGACCGCGACGACCTCGCCCACGACCGGGAAGAGCTGGCGAAGCGGACCGAATCGCTGGCCGCGGGGCTGTCGAAGGCGGAGCGGATCAACGCCACGCTGCGGCGGTCCCTGCTGGACAGCGACGGACCCGGCGGCGGGGAGATGATCGGCGAGAGCGGCCCCACCCGGTCGCTGCGGGAGGACGTCCGCCGCATCGCCCCCACCGACGCCACCGTGCTGATCCGCGGGGAGAGCGGCGTGGGCAAGGAACTGGTCGCCCGGGCGCTGCACCGCCACAGCCGTCGGGCCTCCGGGCCGCTGGTGACGATGAACTGCGCGGCGCTCAGCGAGTCGCTGCTGGAAAGCGAACTGTTTGGGCACGAGAAGGGCGCCTTCACCGGCGCCACGGCCCGGACGGTGGGCAAGTTCGAGGCGGCCGACGGGGGCACACTGTTTCTGGACGAAGTCGGCGAGATGAGCCCCGCGATCCAGGCGAAGTTCCTGCGGGCGCTGGAGGGCCACGCCTTCGAGCGGGTCGGCGGGCGGGAGCCGATCCGCTGCGACGTGCGGGTCGTCGCCGCCACCAACCGCGACCTGGAAGCGGCGGTGGAGAAGGGGGCCTTCCGGCAGGACCTCTATTTCCGGCTGCACGTCGTCGTGCTGACCGTCGAGCCGCTGCGGAACCGGCTGGAGGACGTCCCGCTGCTGGCGGAGCGCTTCCTGAAGGTCAGCGCCGCCCGGGCCGGCCGGGCGATCGCCGGCTTCAGCGAGGACGCGGCGGAGTTGCTGACGGAGTACCGCTGGCCCGGCAACGTACGGGAGCTGAAGAACGCCGTGGAGCGGGCGGTGGCCCTCTGCCGCGGCGATCTGGTCGAGCCGGAGGATCTGCGGCTGACCGCCTACGCCCCGCCGGCCGCCCCGGGCGGGGGCGACGCCGCCGCGGACGGGGGACCGACGGGCCGCCGCGGCTATCGCTCCGTCTCCCTGGAGGTCCTGGAGCGGGAGCACGTCCTCGCCACGCTGACGCACACCGGCTGGAACAAGTCGCGCGCGGCGTCGATTTTGGGAATCGAACGCAGCACCCTGGATCGCAAACTGAAGAAGTACGGCGTCGATCGTCCCGGTTCCGACGCCTGA
- a CDS encoding outer membrane protein assembly factor BamB family protein, with translation MLAAPLLLAALACVAPADVPADVRPVDADQWARFRGPDGAGVAAGTFPDTFTQADFAWTTPLRGTGVSSPAVWGDAVFVTAGDGGKRLLYRVDAATGQVVWVKDVTVNPDGPPAEPSLHAKNDPASATPAADASRVFALFSDGERIVLSAFTHAGEPLWRRDLGPFNGQHGHGTSPVRVDVPAEDAAGAGAVRELLVLTNDQDEEGGVLALDARTGEPVWTAARDSREVAYATPVVLRRPGQPLALLTASGAAGIVALDAATGAELWRTGEFPARVVASPVIAGGKAWAQCGSGGAGKLLIGADLATGDVQVEHTRSLPYVPTPVAANGLLFLWGDRGVVTALNAADGEVVWAERVGGNYSGSPIVIGDKLVCVTEEGVVTVLAADDEYRLLGKTELGVASSATPAVSGGRVVFRLEDRLVCLPLSPAPAR, from the coding sequence GTGCTCGCCGCCCCCCTGCTGCTCGCGGCTCTCGCCTGCGTCGCGCCCGCCGACGTTCCCGCCGACGTCCGCCCGGTCGACGCCGATCAGTGGGCGCGGTTCCGCGGGCCGGACGGCGCCGGCGTCGCCGCGGGGACGTTCCCGGACACGTTCACCCAGGCCGATTTCGCCTGGACGACGCCGCTGCGGGGCACGGGGGTCTCCAGCCCCGCGGTCTGGGGCGACGCCGTCTTCGTCACCGCCGGCGACGGCGGCAAGCGGCTGCTCTATCGCGTCGACGCCGCCACCGGGCAGGTCGTGTGGGTGAAGGACGTGACCGTGAACCCCGACGGCCCGCCGGCCGAGCCCAGCCTGCACGCCAAGAACGATCCCGCCTCCGCCACGCCCGCCGCGGACGCCTCGCGGGTGTTCGCGCTGTTCTCCGACGGGGAGCGGATCGTCCTCAGCGCCTTCACCCACGCCGGCGAGCCGCTGTGGCGTCGGGACCTCGGCCCCTTCAACGGGCAGCACGGGCACGGCACCAGCCCGGTGCGAGTGGACGTGCCGGCTGAGGACGCCGCCGGGGCGGGCGCCGTGCGGGAGTTGCTCGTGCTGACGAACGATCAGGACGAGGAAGGCGGCGTGCTGGCGCTGGACGCCCGGACCGGAGAGCCCGTCTGGACCGCCGCCCGGGACAGCCGCGAAGTCGCCTACGCGACTCCCGTCGTGCTGCGGCGGCCGGGCCAGCCCTTGGCGCTGCTGACCGCCAGCGGGGCCGCCGGCATCGTGGCCCTCGACGCCGCCACCGGGGCCGAGTTGTGGCGCACCGGCGAGTTCCCCGCCCGCGTGGTCGCCTCCCCGGTGATCGCAGGCGGCAAGGCGTGGGCCCAGTGCGGCTCCGGCGGGGCCGGCAAACTGCTGATCGGCGCCGACCTCGCCACCGGCGACGTGCAGGTCGAACACACCCGCTCCCTGCCCTACGTCCCCACGCCGGTCGCCGCGAACGGCCTGCTGTTCCTCTGGGGCGACCGCGGCGTCGTCACTGCCCTGAACGCAGCCGACGGCGAGGTCGTCTGGGCGGAGCGGGTCGGCGGGAACTACAGCGGCTCCCCGATCGTGATCGGCGACAAGCTCGTCTGCGTGACCGAGGAAGGCGTGGTTACCGTCCTCGCCGCCGACGACGAGTACCGCCTGCTCGGCAAGACGGAACTGGGCGTCGCCAGCAGCGCCACGCCGGCGGTGTCCGGCGGGCGGGTCGTTTTCCGCTTGGAGGATCGTCTCGTCTGTCTGCCGCTGAGCCCCGCCCCCGCCCGCTGA
- a CDS encoding zinc ribbon domain-containing protein produces the protein MPAWKGGPCPGCSEEVPPKVLRCPTCRTLLDPDLSAHEFDPPEFAPLAEVDGPAIVRPKAERTRCPGCGEELRIATKYAGVPVACKKCGEPMTAGDAERRVALLADCPHCLKEIRVGMKYVGQLVGCKLCGGELMVAERGVS, from the coding sequence ATGCCGGCTTGGAAGGGGGGACCGTGCCCCGGATGCAGCGAGGAGGTTCCGCCGAAGGTCTTACGGTGCCCGACCTGCCGGACGCTGCTGGACCCGGACCTGTCCGCCCATGAGTTCGACCCGCCGGAGTTCGCCCCGCTCGCCGAGGTGGACGGCCCGGCGATCGTCCGGCCCAAGGCGGAACGCACCCGCTGCCCGGGGTGCGGCGAGGAACTGCGAATCGCCACGAAGTACGCCGGCGTCCCGGTCGCCTGCAAGAAGTGCGGCGAACCGATGACCGCCGGCGACGCCGAGCGCCGCGTCGCCCTCCTGGCGGACTGCCCGCACTGCCTGAAGGAGATTCGCGTGGGCATGAAGTACGTCGGCCAACTCGTCGGCTGCAAGCTCTGCGGCGGGGAGCTGATGGTCGCCGAACGCGGCGTTTCGTAG
- a CDS encoding YfiT family bacillithiol transferase, with product MPGPEFPIGPFRLDPAEPRASLIETIAAAPARLAGAVERLPDDRLDQPYRNWTARQIVHHLADSHMHSVIRFKWALTEERPTIKAYDERAWAALADSRDGDVADSLALLAALHARWTTLLRSMTEAQFERTFDHPESGETVRLADALAYYAWHGRHHTAQIEWLAARPA from the coding sequence ATGCCCGGCCCAGAGTTTCCGATCGGCCCGTTCCGGCTCGATCCCGCCGAACCCCGCGCCTCCCTCATCGAGACGATCGCGGCGGCCCCCGCCCGGCTCGCCGGCGCCGTCGAGCGGCTGCCGGACGACCGACTCGATCAGCCCTATCGAAACTGGACAGCCCGCCAGATCGTGCACCACTTGGCGGACAGCCACATGCACAGCGTGATCCGCTTCAAGTGGGCCCTGACCGAGGAGCGGCCGACGATCAAAGCCTATGACGAACGGGCGTGGGCCGCGTTGGCGGATTCTCGAGACGGCGACGTCGCGGATTCGCTCGCCCTGCTCGCGGCGCTCCACGCCCGGTGGACGACCCTGCTGCGGTCGATGACGGAGGCGCAGTTCGAACGCACATTCGATCACCCGGAGAGCGGCGAGACGGTGCGACTGGCGGACGCCCTCGCCTACTACGCCTGGCACGGCCGCCACCACACCGCCCAAATCGAGTGGCTCGCCGCCCGTCCCGCCTGA
- the pheS gene encoding phenylalanine--tRNA ligase subunit alpha: protein MPDPTAAFADYEREATAALAAAATPEDLEAARIEFLGKKQGRLRDLQKSLGSVPKEDKPAVGKAFNEVKTRVQSALDARQAELESVDGGPAADALDVTLPGRAPHAVGAVHPLTRTIAEFKTILGRLGFAAVEGPEVEDERHNFNALNIPDDHPARDPLENFYLSAASVGKGEGPLLLRSQTSTVQIRVMEQNPPPVRVISIGRVYRPDTIDATHHCQFHQMEGLMVGEGVTMAHLKTVLTLFCRAYLGEGTKVRFRPSFFPFTEPSVEADALWHGAGTGDGGAEGRWLELGGAGMIDPNVLQAVGYDPEKVSGFAFGFGMERFCMMRHGISDIRLLTENDVRFLKQFG, encoded by the coding sequence ATGCCCGACCCGACTGCCGCGTTCGCCGATTACGAGCGCGAAGCCACCGCCGCCCTCGCCGCCGCAGCGACGCCGGAGGATCTCGAAGCCGCTCGCATCGAGTTTCTCGGTAAGAAACAGGGCCGCCTACGCGACCTGCAAAAGTCCCTCGGTTCCGTGCCGAAGGAGGACAAGCCGGCCGTCGGCAAGGCGTTCAACGAGGTGAAGACGCGGGTGCAGTCCGCGCTCGACGCGCGGCAGGCGGAGCTGGAATCCGTCGACGGCGGCCCCGCCGCGGACGCCCTGGACGTGACGCTGCCCGGCCGGGCGCCGCACGCCGTGGGGGCGGTGCATCCGTTGACCCGCACGATCGCGGAGTTCAAGACGATCCTCGGCCGCCTCGGTTTCGCCGCGGTCGAGGGGCCGGAGGTGGAGGACGAGCGGCACAATTTCAACGCCCTCAACATCCCGGACGACCACCCCGCCCGAGACCCGCTGGAGAACTTCTACCTGTCCGCGGCGTCGGTCGGGAAGGGCGAGGGGCCGCTGCTGTTGCGTTCGCAGACCAGCACGGTGCAGATCCGCGTGATGGAGCAGAACCCGCCGCCGGTGCGGGTGATCTCTATCGGCCGCGTCTACCGGCCGGACACCATCGACGCCACGCACCACTGCCAGTTCCACCAGATGGAGGGCCTGATGGTCGGCGAGGGCGTGACGATGGCCCACCTCAAGACGGTGCTGACGCTGTTCTGCCGGGCCTATCTGGGCGAGGGGACGAAGGTCCGGTTCCGACCGAGCTTCTTCCCCTTCACCGAGCCCAGCGTCGAAGCCGACGCCCTCTGGCACGGCGCCGGCACTGGCGACGGCGGGGCGGAGGGCCGCTGGCTGGAGTTGGGCGGCGCCGGGATGATCGACCCGAACGTACTGCAAGCGGTGGGCTACGACCCGGAGAAGGTCAGCGGCTTCGCGTTCGGTTTCGGGATGGAACGCTTCTGCATGATGCGGCACGGCATCAGCGACATCCGCCTGCTGACCGAAAACGACGTGCGGTTCCTCAAGCAGTTTGGCTGA
- the rplT gene encoding 50S ribosomal protein L20 — protein MRVRIGSARNKKKNRLFREARGYVGGRSKLLRTMKETIIRARAYAYRDRKTKKRVFRRLWITRLSAACRARGLRYSEFIYGLKHAGIELDRKTLSELAIHEPAVFDEVFEQAKGAIPATAA, from the coding sequence ATGCGCGTCCGTATCGGGTCCGCCCGGAACAAGAAGAAGAACCGCCTCTTCCGTGAGGCCCGCGGCTACGTCGGCGGTCGCAGCAAGCTGCTGCGGACGATGAAGGAAACGATTATCCGCGCCCGGGCCTACGCCTACCGGGACCGGAAAACGAAGAAGCGGGTCTTCCGCCGCCTCTGGATCACCCGCCTGTCCGCCGCCTGCCGCGCCCGCGGCCTGCGGTACAGCGAGTTCATCTACGGCCTGAAGCACGCGGGCATCGAACTGGACCGCAAGACGCTCTCCGAGCTGGCGATCCACGAACCGGCCGTCTTCGACGAAGTCTTCGAGCAGGCCAAGGGCGCGATCCCCGCGACCGCGGCGTAG
- the rpmI gene encoding 50S ribosomal protein L35 has protein sequence MPKQKTHKGMKKRFKITASGKATHRSANRGHKLSSKSASRKRQLRTEGIISGTMAKKIAAAIAPGQ, from the coding sequence ATGCCCAAGCAAAAGACCCACAAGGGCATGAAGAAGCGGTTCAAGATTACCGCTTCCGGCAAAGCCACCCACCGCAGCGCCAACCGCGGGCACAAGCTGTCCAGCAAGTCGGCGAGCCGCAAACGGCAGCTGCGGACCGAGGGCATCATCTCTGGCACGATGGCGAAGAAGATCGCCGCGGCCATCGCCCCCGGTCAGTAG